GTGCAATTCATGTCACAAATGATTGTGATAAACATTCTTTTGAAGAGAGGCCAGGGGGTGTCAAGTTTGAAGTACATAGCCAGAGACACAAGGGTAATGATAATGTCAAAGAATTGGCAAGTCATGGACAAAATGTAGTTCAATCAGCACAACAACCTAAAGATTATGCTAAAAACACAGCACCTGACAAGGGTGATCAAACATATGCTGCTGCCACAGACACCCTTTCAGGTGCTGGACAAACAGCAGCTCAATCAGCAAAGAAGTCTAAAAACACAGTTCTTGACAAGGGTCAACAAGCTTATGCTGCTACTATAGACGCCCTTTCAAACACAGGACAGACTGCAGCTCAATCAGCAAAGAAGGCTAAAGACACAGCTTTTGTGAAGGGCCAGCAAGCTTATGATGCAACTACTGATACCCTTTCAAGCACAGGAAAAACAGCAGCTGAATCAGCAAAAAAGGCTAAGGACACAGTTCTTTACAAGGGGCAGCAAGGTTATGGTGCTGCTACAGATAACCTTTCAAGTGCTGGACAAACTGCAGCTCAATCTGCAAAGAAGGCCAAAGATTATGCTAAGGGGACAGTTTTTGATAAGGGTCAGCAAGCTTATGGTGCTACTACAGCTACCCTTTCAACTGCTGGACAAAATGCAGCTCAATCTGCAAAGAAGGCTAAGGACACGGTTCTTGACAAGGGTCAGCAAGCTTATGCAGCTACTAAAGACACCCTTTCAAGCACAGGAAAAACTGCAGTTCAATCAGCAAAGAATGCTAAAGAGACAACTTTTGAGAAGGGCCAGCAAGCTTATGGTGCTACTACAGATACTCTTTCAAGTGCTGGACAAATTGCAGCTCAATCTGCAAAGACGGCTAAGGACACAGTTCTTGATAAGGGTCAGCAAGCTTATGGTGCCACTACAAATACCCTTTCAAGTGCTGGACAAACTGCAGCTCAATCTGCAAAGAAGACTAAGGACACAGTTCTTGATAAGGGTCAGCAAGCTTATGCTGCAACTAAAGACACCCTTTCAAGTGCTGGACAAAATGCAGCTCAATCTGCAAAGAAGGCTAAGGACACAGTTCTTGATAAGGGTCAGCAAGCTTATGCTGCAACTACAGATACCCTTTCAAGTGCTGGACAAACGACAGTTCAATCAACAAAGAATGCAGCAGGTTATGTTGGGCAGAGAGCAGTAGAAGCGAAAGACATCACATTAGAAACAGGCAAAGGAGTATTAGGATATGCAGGGGAAGTAGCCGAGATTGTGAAGGACAAAGCTGCAGTGTCTGGTTGGGGAGCTGCACATTATACAGCAGAGAAAGCTGCAGAGGCCACAAAAGCTGTGGTTGGTGTTGCTTCTAATGTTGCAGGGTACACCGAGGAAAAGGCGGTGGCCGCTAAGGATGCAGTTGCTGACACTGGAATGAACATTGTAGGATATGCAGAGAACGAGTTGGCTGATGCTAAGGACTATGTGGTTTCAACTGAAGAAAGTGCAGCAGAGTATACAGCTAGGAAGAAAGCTGAAGCTGAGAGGGAACTAGAAGCCAAAAGATCATACGACTTCAAGGTAAAAACATGAGTAATTAAATCTTTTTCTTGCATATGCATCACTATGTTAGATATTGGTTGATATAAATCTTTGCAGGGAGCAACTGGAAGTGAATTCATTAGAACTGAAGATTTTCAAGAATTTGAATCAGCAGGAGGAGAGGAAAACATGCAGCAGGGAGGAGGACTATTGAAAGCAATTGGTGAAACTATAGTTGAGATAGGCAAGACAGCTACAGATCTTATTGCTGGACGTGGACATGTAGAAGAATCAGTTAAGCATGGAGAAAAATAAACATCAGTCACAACAGAAATTTTGTGCATTTAGAGCACAGCTTTGTTCTTTGTCTCAAGTGTTTTTAAGTTCAAACCAGAATGCTTTTGTGCATCACCTTTCTAGGGGCTAATTTTTTAAGGCCCTGGAACTTGTTTTTGTGATATCTAGCAAAGATAAAAATAGCTAGTATCCTCTTCTTTTTTGTGCTGGATCATCTTAAGTTTgttcatcaattaaaaaaaatcaaatataagaAACTTTATTCTTATCaagaacaacaataaaaaaaagagtcaaaatACATAAGAGTTAATATCTCAGATCCTcgctcaactttcaattttcacttaaaagtcaATTCAACTACATACTTCTTTTTTCAGAAATTCactcaattttgaattttaactcaactCAACTATTTACTCTTTCCataaaaagtcactcaatctattaaattattttttttattaaaatttattgatattaattatttatataataaaccaaaatttttaaaaaataaaaataccatttaaatCATTTAGTGATTCACCCACCTAACCcgattcattaaaaaatatgatataaccaattttattttgtctttaatcctaattcaaggtttaaagagagggattaatttaggattaaagacaaaataaaatgagtcatcattttttttatggatcgagttaggtgggtggatcactaaatgatttaatttattttttaaaatttttagtttgttatataaataattatatcaataatttttaattaaaaaataatttaatagattgagtaactttttgaggaaagagtggatagttgagtgacttttgagttaaaattcaaagttaagTGACTTTCCGAGAAAAAAGTGCATATACACATTATACAGTACAATAGAAGGATGTGAGAAACTAGAAATTAATCAAAAGAAtacacaatattatttatatataaaaacaaagaTGTTGTGAATTTTTACATACATAAAAAGATGGAAGCAAAACAACAATAATCCATTGGAATCCTATAATATaagatatgaaaaatgaaaaaaaaaaaaaaaagggggaaagTAATACAGTGTGTGTTAACAAGGGATTTGATTAGTGAACCACTCCATAACATGAATTGGGGCTTTTATCAACTTCAATGCCAATTCAACCAACACAGTTACACAAAGGCAACAAGGACATATGCAACTCGATGACAACCTACACATAATTccagaagaaaacaaaaatcaatcaaatacAAATTCGAAAGCTTAATATTAGTACAATTTAAACAAATAGTACGAACCCGATGATCCAGACGATAACGCCGATGATAGAGACGAGAAGAGAGAGGAGAGCAAAAGGGAGACTAAGAAGAAAGGCCAACGGCCTACAACCACTAACTCTACAGCACATTGTTACTCTGCAAATTTTGACTTCAAAAATTCTAcaatttgtgaagaagaaaaagattattTCTATAGCAACTAATAGTAAAgagatttattaatttttttttttggaatactTTAATGGGAATTCCaaagatttattaatttttttttttggaatacttctgatatacccttcaactttgtcatttggagctgctGATATActcctcgttataaaagtggcccatatatgcccttaccgttatataaacggctcacatatacccctgccgttacaaaatggctcacatatacctttcatttaacggaagttaaacaattaattttaaatttacatttattacttcttatttttaaaaaataattatttagtagtatatatgattcttctatcaaagttcaaggtatattttaatttttttcatacataaattaatttttgacttcttttattataactatttgagtttcttattcttattatgttttttactttcattcctcagtttaaagaaaaaaattaactattttttttgtgcgtattgtaatttaatttcgtattcaaagaaaaaacaataaattttacaagaatattagtgaagcataaataaatttgattatcaaaataataattataaattagtcattgaaataaaaatgtcaaaaaaaaatgtttggcggggattaaatttactcatatgggattatattttttagaaaaaaataataaaaatttagattaaaattactatttttttatttccgtTAGacgaaaagggtatatgtgagccatttgtttacaagtaggggtacaTATGAGTCAGTTTCATAATAAGGGTATAttagctctaaatgacaaagttgaggggtatatcagacccttttccctactttaattttaacttttatatggtttttttttcttcatacaaATCATATAAAACGAATAGGTTTTATTTAGTTTGATATATTAGATGTAATTgcttgcaacaaattttaaacatatgaaaaataaataaatcatacaaataaaatataaagaaacataATCTTATTTGATTAAGATAGCGGTACAATTATGTTGATCCTTTGATTTTGTTCTGtaagatttatccatgattcgagATTTTACtcgaaaaaatttattcatgattCGAGGGCCGTTAGTGGTGTATTTCTTGAACTAGGATGGTTCTCTATATGAATAATTCATCAATTTGTAAATTATTCGATATCTTAatctctttatgaaatttcCGAGATAGCGTGATATGTTTAAGATTAAATTAAAGGATATTCtgatatatttgacataactttaatttaaaattacaagattaaaaagtctttacttgtttcaagttaaattaggtcaatactttttgaaacggagaaaataatattttattaaaaagtgAGTGAAAGGCTAGATGCTATTATGatagaagaatataaaaattgaagattGGACACGCAAACATCTAATACTCGTAAAAATGTGATTATCATGTGTCTGAGATTTTTATATcttccttataatttttttaaaaatattaatttgccTGAAGTACCGTTTTGCATCATTTTTATACCAAAAAAGATAGAGTGACATCGTGAAccatcaaatattaattgagACGTGTTATAATAGAtagttaataataattttgataaaaatataattatttaataatttagatataaaattcgaaaaaaaagaagtgataATTTAAGATGCCATGCATGGCAAGAAAGTGAGGTGTGAACCCCACATATCATCCAAAAGAAGGACAAGCTTTTATGTGATATGTGGAAAATGGTTATTCGATTTGGCTAAacatttctttttaagtttgatttaatttaatttatggaAAAAGAtctaaaatacatataaagtatagaaattgtataaaattatcatttatccacctattgattttaaaatatcctTTTCATTCATCTATTGGCTTCAAACATTCATCTTTGGGCTCAAAattaaccacttatttaacgattttaaatttaatttatttaaatatttttttaatacatcacgctcaaatatttgttataatttaacttattaatataatatattactaattaaaccacAACCAATTAATAAACCCGCTCCATTACTAATGCAGAACGAGAAAGCTACTACAAATgagtatttctaaaaataaaaattaccgataaacttaaaagtttgactatgttcatctaaattatttatttgccTCAATTACGTGATGTTACTTAATagataactttttaaaaaaagaatatattaaagttttaatatttaaaacaaataatgaatatttataaaattatatttaaaagtgcatgaattaattcgagaGGTGCTACTTCTTtacttttaatcataaatttcgaattcaagcttgaa
The sequence above is a segment of the Solanum lycopersicum chromosome 10, SLM_r2.1 genome. Coding sequences within it:
- the LOC101244999 gene encoding signaling peptide TAXIMIN 1-like, encoding MCCRVSGCRPLAFLLSLPFALLSLLVSIIGVIVWIIGLSSSCICPCCLCVTVLVELALKLIKAPIHVMEWFTNQIPC
- the LOC101262056 gene encoding seed biotin-containing protein SBP65-like; this encodes MASEQVRRREDNVIDEQHQIQIKRTRDPKRGSDTGAATSVKVQVGSGAGAIHVTNDCDKHSFEERPGGVKFEVHSQRHKGNDNVKELASHGQNVVQSAQQPKDYAKNTAPDKGDQTYAAATDTLSGAGQTAAQSAKKSKNTVLDKGQQAYAATIDALSNTGQTAAQSAKKAKDTAFVKGQQAYDATTDTLSSTGKTAAESAKKAKDTVLYKGQQGYGAATDNLSSAGQTAAQSAKKAKDYAKGTVFDKGQQAYGATTATLSTAGQNAAQSAKKAKDTVLDKGQQAYAATKDTLSSTGKTAVQSAKNAKETTFEKGQQAYGATTDTLSSAGQIAAQSAKTAKDTVLDKGQQAYGATTNTLSSAGQTAAQSAKKTKDTVLDKGQQAYAATKDTLSSAGQNAAQSAKKAKDTVLDKGQQAYAATTDTLSSAGQTTVQSTKNAAGYVGQRAVEAKDITLETGKGVLGYAGEVAEIVKDKAAVSGWGAAHYTAEKAAEATKAVVGVASNVAGYTEEKAVAAKDAVADTGMNIVGYAENELADAKDYVVSTEESAAEYTARKKAEAERELEAKRSYDFKGATGSEFIRTEDFQEFESAGGEENMQQGGGLLKAIGETIVEIGKTATDLIAGRGHVEESVKHGEK